The proteins below are encoded in one region of Malaclemys terrapin pileata isolate rMalTer1 chromosome 20, rMalTer1.hap1, whole genome shotgun sequence:
- the LOC128826641 gene encoding phospholipase A2 inhibitor and Ly6/PLAUR domain-containing protein-like: MKAPLFLCILSALMGLGACLQCEVCSEFGRNCKGSMETCSAGEDFCGILVLETRIAGFDTQVVAKACMASSKCRASPVAVRFGEQMAIRKSITCCEGDACNTASVKMPPANTTPNGRRCPTCYSLFNFPCSEATLACTGSETHCIALAGGITMGAGSPPVQTTMKGCATESACHLLKGNSGPFGDNMKITTATCSPATGKSEPTKGPAPGASGTAKGSAPSVTSPTKGPAPSASGTAKGPAPFAAGTAPGPSGLLLLPVLTGLFLVKLLS, encoded by the exons ATGAAGGCTCCCCTCTTTCTCTGCATCCTCTCTGCTCTCATGGGTCTGG GTGCCTGTCTGCAGTGTGAGGTTTGCTCTGAGTTCGGCAGGAACTGCAAGGGCAGCATGGAGACCTGCAGCGCTGGAGAAGATTTCTGTGGCATCCTTGTGCTTGAAACCCGGATAG CGGGATTTGATACACAGGTGGTAGCCAAGGCCTGCATGGCATCCAGTAAgtgcagagccagccctgttgctGTGAGGTTTGGGGAGCAAATGGCAATAAGGAAGAGCATCACCTGttgtgagggggatgcctgcaaTACAGCCTCCGTTAAAA TGCCCCCAGCAAACACAACCCCAAATGGTCGGCGTTGCCCTACCTGCTATTCTCTGTTTAACTTTCCATGCAGCGAAGCGACCTTAGCTTGCACTGGATCTGAGACCCATTGCATCGCACTAGCTGGAGGCATAACAATGG GGGCAGGTTCACCTCCTGTACAGACCACCATGAAGGGTTGCGCCACTGAATCCGCCTGCCaccttttaaaaggaaattcaGGGCCCTTCGGAGACAACATGAAGATAACTACAGCCACATGCAGCCCAGCCACTGGCAAATCTGAACCGACTAAGGGACCAGCCCCGGGTGCAAGTGGCACAGCTAAGGGATCAGCCCCTAGTGTAACCAGCCCAACTAAGGGACCTGCCCCCAGTGCAAGTGGCACAGCTAAGGGACCAGCCCCTTTTGCGGCTGGCACTGCTCCAGGACCATctgggcttctcctcctcccagtcCTCACAGGGTTATTCCTGGTGAAGCTCCTCTCCTGA